The DNA region CTTCCAGCCCCTGCAAATAACGAGAGCCGGCTTCATCAAGATTGAGCTTTGCGGCTTCAAGCTGTTTCTTGCGCGCAGAAATATATTCATGCTGCCATTTCTCCTGCACCAGAGAATCCTGAACTTCCTTGAACGCGGTGTAGACCGTATCCTTATAGTTCAGCATGCGCTCATCAACCACGGCCCTTGTACGCTCGACCTCGGCCTTGCGCTTATAGCCGTCAAAAATAGGCCCGGTGATGGACGATGTCAGGGTAGTCAGCCAGCCGGAAAAGATATTGGCAAGCTGGGCACTGGAAAGCATGGCCTCAGCTGAAAGAGTCATGGATGGCAGACGGTCAGCACGGGCGGCACTTACGGCCCAATCCGATGATTGCAGTTTCAAACCTGCTGCGCGCACATCAGGACGCATGGACAGCAGATCAAGAGGAATACCCAATCCCGGTAGATTGGGAAGATGCGGAAAATCAGCAGTAGCTATATCAAGAGTTCCGGCAGGACGGCCCAGCAGATAGGCAAGCTCATGTAACTTAAGCTGTTCCTGCGATTCCACCGGAGGAATCAATGCTCTGGTGCGGGCAGTGGTTTCCCGCTGCTGAAAAACATCAAGGGCCGTGGCAAGGGAGTTGCGAAACCGCAGTTCGATCAATTCAAGATAAGTTTCATTACTTTCCAGCTGTTTCCCGTAGATAGCTTTCTTCTTGCGCTGCAACTGGATCTCCAGCCAGCGTTTGACCACTTCGGAAGCAACGGTCATGGCTGCGGAATTCACCTCTTCGCGGGAAGCAAGATAATCAAGCTCTCCGGAAGCGGAATTGGCCTCAATCTTACCCCAGAGGTCCAGTTCATATGATGCGGCAAGCCCCAGTTTATGGGTATCGGTGGAGGTCGATCCC from Desulfovibrio sp. JC022 includes:
- a CDS encoding efflux transporter outer membrane subunit; translation: MSSSKLKLAAICMLAVFGFSACSPFRPDPRPNLTLGVPPQYELYSNEARDPGKWWESFHNEELNRLVEEALQANFDVRVAWAKLRQLRATAVKSRADLYPKLDGKGTYTNSRSGNDGTEGSKGSTSTDTHKLGLAASYELDLWGKIEANSASGELDYLASREEVNSAAMTVASEVVKRWLEIQLQRKKKAIYGKQLESNETYLELIELRFRNSLATALDVFQQRETTARTRALIPPVESQEQLKLHELAYLLGRPAGTLDIATADFPHLPNLPGLGIPLDLLSMRPDVRAAGLKLQSSDWAVSAARADRLPSMTLSAEAMLSSAQLANIFSGWLTTLTSSITGPIFDGYKRKAEVERTRAVVDERMLNYKDTVYTAFKEVQDSLVQEKWQHEYISARKKQLEAAKLNLDEAGSRYLQGLEDYLPVLSALVSVHDLEINIAQDEADLLGYRVSLYRALGGSWTNSLEDGAELKPEADDETAVAAAEKLEKQPVPAQEGI